A single Vigna radiata var. radiata cultivar VC1973A chromosome 8, Vradiata_ver6, whole genome shotgun sequence DNA region contains:
- the LOC106771407 gene encoding pentatricopeptide repeat-containing protein At3g57430, chloroplastic-like → MGTNLKCLFHLKPPNSNVVMVLKRTFTFALITCRYYTSAIPALPLTQYSLLRLLQLCIDLRAQKLAQQSHAQILANGYVQNVFLATRLVSAYATCGGLRSSRFVFESVEAKNVYIWNSLINGYVKNHKFHQAFDLFGEMGRNGVLPDDYTLATVFKVSGELEDLVSGRLIHGKSVRVGFLSDVIVANSLMAMYSRCGEFALAVKVFEEMPQRNVGSFNVVISGRAALGICNSPSRDDLWKFFLRMHCEGFMADAFTVASLLPVCSGDSGKWDYGRELHCFVVKNGFDLKMGLEVHMGSSLIDMYSRSKRVVIGRRVFDQMKNRNVYVWTAMINGYVQNGAPEDALVLLREMQIKGGIRPNKVSLVSVLPACASLAGLTGGKQIHGFSIKMELNDDVSLCNALIDMYSKSGSLDYARRAFASDSYLKDAISWSSMISAYGLHGRGEEAVITYHKMLQEGFKPDMITVVGVLSACSKSGLVDEGISIYKSLMTKYGIKPTVEICACVVDMLGRSGQLDQALEFIVEMPLDPGPSVWGSLLTASVMHGNSRTRDLAYRRLLELEPENPSNYISLSNTYASSRRWDVVSEVRTKMKERGLKKIPGCSWITVSGKTHSFCVADKAHPSSSLIYGMLDDLVSIMSDGCADSDILI, encoded by the coding sequence ATGGGAACAAATCTCAAATGTCTGTTTCATCTTAAACCGCCAAATTCAAACGTTGTTATGGTTCTGAAGAGGACATTTACATTTGCCCTGATAACCTGTCGTTATTACACTTCTGCCATTCCCGCTCTCCCCCTTACACAGTACAGTCTCCTCCGTCTGCTTCAACTCTGCATCGACCTTCGAGCTCAGAAACTCGCCCAACAATCTCACGCTCAGATTCTCGCCAATGGATATGTGCAAAACGTTTTCCTCGCCACAAGGCTCGTCTCTGCATACGCCACGTGTGGCGGGTTGAGATCGTCAAGGTTTGTCTTTGAGTCCGTTGAGGCCAAAAACGTTTACATCTGGAACTCACTGATTAATGGGTACGTTAAAAACCACAAATTTCACCAAGCCTTTGATTTGTTCGGAGAAATGGGTCGCAATGGTGTGTTGCCCGATGACTACACTCTCGCGACGGTTTTCAAAGTTTCTGGTGAACTTGAGGACTTGGTTTCCGGGAGATTGATTCATGGGAAGAGTGTAAGGGTTGGGTTTCTGTCGGATGTCATTGTTGCGAATTCTCTGATGGCAATGTATAGTAGGTGTGGGGAGTTTGCTCTAGCAGTGAAGGTGTTTGAGGAAATGCCTCAGAGGAACGTGGGTTCGTTCAATGTTGTAATTTCTGGGCGTGCTGCCTTGGGAATTTGTAATTCTCCCTCCCGTGATGATTTGTGGAAGTTTTTTTTACGAATGCATTGTGAGGGGTTTATGGCCGATGCTTTTACCGTTGCGAGTTTGCTGCCTGTGTGTAGTGGCGATTCTGGTAAGTGGGATTATGGGAGGGAGCTTCACTGTTTCGTGGTGAAGAATGGGTTTGATTTGAAGATGGGTTTAGAGGTGCATATGGGGTCTTCTTTGATTGATATGTATTCTAGGAGTAAGAGAGTTGTAATCGGAAGGAGAGTGTTTGACCAAATGAAAAACAGAAATGTGTATGTTTGGACGGCAATGATCAATGGTTATGTGCAGAATGGAGCACCTGAGGATGCGTTGGTTCTTCTTCGTGAGATGCAAATAAAGGGTGGGATACGACCCAATAAAGTATCACTTGTTAGTGTACTTCCCGCTTGTGCCTCGCTTGCTGGATTAACAGGAGGGAAACAAATACATGGGTTTTCTATTAAAATGGAGTTAAACGATGATGTTTCCCTATGCAATGCTTTAATTGACATGTATTCCAAAAGTGGGAGTTTGGATTATGCAAGACGGGCATTTGCATCTGATTCCTACCTCAAAGATGCTATAAGTTGGAGTTCAATGATCTCTGCGTATGGATTACACGGGAGAGGAGAAGAAGCTGTAATTACGTATCACAAAATGCTTCAGGAAGGGTTCAAACCAGACATGATAACAGTGGTTGGTGTTCTTTCTGCTTGTAGCAAGTCAGGATTGGTAGATGAAGGCATTAGTATATATAAGTCGCTGATGACTAAGTATGGTATAAAACCAACAGTTGAAATTTGTGCTTGTGTTGTGGATATGTTAGGTAGATCAGGCCAGCTTGATCAAGCCTTGGAATTCATCGTAGAAATGCCGTTAGATCCTGGTCCAAGTGTTTGGGGATCTCTTTTAACTGCCTCTGTAATGCATGGGAATTCAAGGACAAGAGACCTGGCTTATAGACGTCTCTTAGAGCTGGAACCTGAAAACCCTTCAAATTATATATCCCTTTCAAATACATACGCTTCCTCTAGAAGATGGGATGTGGTAAGTGAGGTGAGAacaaagatgaaagaaagaggTTTAAAAAAGATTCCAGGTTGCAGTTGGATAACTGTTAGTGGTAAAACTCATTCTTTTTGTGTTGCTGACAAAGCACATCCTTCGTCTAGTTTAATATATGGAATGCTTGATGACCTTGTATCAATTATGTCAGATGGTTGTGCTGATAGTGATATCCTGATTTGA